The following proteins are encoded in a genomic region of Entelurus aequoreus isolate RoL-2023_Sb linkage group LG01, RoL_Eaeq_v1.1, whole genome shotgun sequence:
- the LOC133651575 gene encoding calglandulin-like, with protein MRPKHPYVILHLLPVVSCNNTNMASKLSPDQITEYKGVFEMFDEVGNGDVKTKELERLMSLMGINPTKRELGQMAKDVDKDGQGIFNCDSFLGLMALYHQRTKNQDAELRAAFKVFDKEAKGFIDWNTLKYVLMNAGEPLNETEAEQMMKEADKDGDGTIDYEEFVAMMTGDLFKMS; from the exons ATGAGGCCTAAGCATCCTTATGTCATCCTGCATCTGCTGCCAGTTGTGTCCTGCAACAACACAAACATG GCCAGCAAGTTAAGTCCGGATCAGATCACAGAgtacaaaggagtttttgagatGTTTGACGAGGTGGGAAACGGAGACGTGAAGACGAAGGAGCTGGAGAGGCTGATGAGCTTGATGGGAATCAACCCGACAAAGAGGGAGCTCGGTCAGATGGCCAAGGATGTCGACAAAGATG GTCAAGGTATCTTTAACTGTGACAGCTTCCTGGGCCTGATGGCGCTGTACCACCAGAGAACCAAGAACCAGGACGCTGAACTAAGAGCTGCTTTTAAAGTGTTCGACAAAGAGGCAAAGGGATTCATTGACTGGAACACACTCAA ATATGTGCTGATGAACGCAGGAGAACCACTTAACGAGACGGAGGCTGAGCAGATGATGAAGGAGGCGGATAAAGATGGAGATGGAACCATTGATTATGAAG